One Suncus etruscus isolate mSunEtr1 chromosome 13, mSunEtr1.pri.cur, whole genome shotgun sequence genomic region harbors:
- the FERD3L gene encoding fer3-like protein, with translation MEMEEEMEGEGEDGGEPAEPGRSACLLARPKRRRVITSAQRRAANIRERQRMFSLNEAFDALRRTVPTFAYEKRLSRIETLRLAIVYISFMTELLGSCQKQDSR, from the coding sequence atggagatggaggaggagatgGAAGGCGAAGGGGAGGACGGAGGGGAGCCGGCAGAACCGGGGAGGAGCGCCTGCTTGCTGGCTCGGCCCAAAAGGAGACGGGTGATCACTTCTGCCCAGCGCAGAGCCGCCAACATTCGCGAAAGGCAGCGGATGTTCAGCCTCAACGAAGCCTTCGACGCGCTGCGCAGGACGGTTCCCACCTTTGCCTATGAGAAGCGCCTGTCGCGCATTGAGACCCTGCGCCTGGCCATAGTCTACATCTCCTTCATGACCGAGCTCCTGGGCAGCTGCCAGAAGCAAGATAGCCGCTGA